A single region of the Streptomyces vilmorinianum genome encodes:
- a CDS encoding trypco2 family protein produces the protein MEIQLADLLTSLRSEIGRARLEAAGQDVRFRIDSIDLELQVAVEKTAEANAGMRFWVVSLGAKGAAKSAETHTVKISLTAETDTGAPVLTGDDVSDLFSSN, from the coding sequence ATGGAAATCCAACTCGCCGATCTGCTCACGTCGCTGCGCTCGGAAATCGGCCGGGCCCGCCTCGAAGCAGCCGGCCAGGACGTGCGCTTCCGGATCGACTCCATCGACCTGGAGCTTCAGGTCGCGGTCGAGAAGACGGCCGAGGCCAACGCCGGTATGCGCTTCTGGGTGGTCTCGCTCGGCGCCAAGGGCGCCGCCAAGTCGGCGGAGACCCACACGGTCAAGATCAGCCTGACTGCCGAGACGGACACCGGTGCGCCGGTCCTCACCGGCGATGACGTCTCGGACCTCTTCTCCTCGAACTGA